The following are encoded in a window of Nibricoccus aquaticus genomic DNA:
- a CDS encoding phosphopantetheine-binding protein, which produces MTDPLVDRLKHLIVEALKLEGVTPAEIADDEPLIGAGLNLDSIDALELVVRLEKEFGIKISNSEESRTALASIKSLTDFVRERADPARLPS; this is translated from the coding sequence ATGACCGACCCGCTCGTTGACCGCCTCAAACACCTCATCGTCGAAGCCCTCAAACTCGAAGGCGTCACGCCTGCCGAAATCGCTGATGACGAACCTCTCATTGGCGCCGGCCTCAACCTCGATTCTATCGACGCCCTCGAACTCGTCGTCCGCCTCGAAAAAGAATTCGGCATCAAAATCAGCAACAGCGAAGAGTCCCGCACCGCCCTCGCCAGCATCAAGTCCCTCACCGACTTCGTCCGCGAACGCGCCGACCCCGCCCGCCTCCCGTCCTGA
- the rpsR gene encoding 30S ribosomal protein S18, translating into MSTTEPTTQRSLTPEEFPFTDPSLMVRYVTDTGKILPRKYTGLSAKQQRRVTKTIKQSRNMLLAK; encoded by the coding sequence ATGAGCACGACCGAACCGACCACCCAACGCAGCCTCACTCCCGAGGAGTTTCCCTTCACCGATCCTTCCTTGATGGTCCGCTACGTGACCGATACCGGCAAGATTTTGCCACGCAAGTACACGGGTCTCTCCGCCAAGCAGCAGCGCCGCGTTACGAAGACGATCAAGCAGTCCCGTAACATGCTGCTCGCGAAGTAA
- a CDS encoding L-threonylcarbamoyladenylate synthase has protein sequence MNKAAITKTMRANGKTAKAGRARVYRGTARNLARLAGVLREGGIVAVPTETVYGLAGDALNAAACRKIFKAKGRPANDPLIVHIWELAQLNVLAERNEAVDKVAGAFWPGPLTIVLPKKAVVPDLVTSGRPSVAVRMPRHRMFLELLKRCGRPLAAPSANPFGYISPTTAAHVRESLGGKIDFILDGGDAEVGLESTILDLRDPKNPAVLRPGAISVGEIAKVLGRRVGVVKKIADLEAAGSSGAKVGSGGGEIAPGMLSKHYSPKTAITLHRKLSTAVVKALRADEAAVFLFKPAGGEGKPGTRAGAKAKNVFWLSERGDLRRAARGLFGMLRALDGGQWKLIHAELAPGTPDGFAAAINDRLTRAAAKR, from the coding sequence ATGAACAAAGCAGCGATCACGAAGACGATGCGGGCTAACGGGAAGACAGCGAAGGCGGGACGCGCACGCGTGTATCGCGGGACGGCGCGCAATCTGGCGCGGCTGGCGGGGGTGTTGCGCGAGGGCGGGATCGTGGCGGTGCCGACGGAGACGGTTTACGGGCTGGCAGGGGATGCGTTGAATGCGGCGGCGTGCCGGAAGATTTTCAAGGCGAAGGGACGGCCGGCGAACGATCCGTTGATCGTGCATATCTGGGAGCTGGCGCAGCTGAATGTGCTGGCGGAGCGAAATGAGGCGGTGGACAAAGTGGCGGGGGCATTCTGGCCGGGGCCGTTGACGATAGTGCTGCCTAAGAAGGCGGTGGTGCCGGATCTGGTGACTTCGGGGCGGCCGAGTGTGGCGGTGCGGATGCCGAGGCACCGGATGTTTTTGGAGTTATTGAAGCGGTGTGGAAGGCCGCTGGCGGCACCGAGTGCGAATCCGTTTGGGTACATCAGCCCGACGACGGCGGCGCATGTGCGGGAGAGTCTGGGCGGGAAGATTGATTTTATTTTGGACGGTGGCGACGCGGAGGTGGGGCTCGAGTCCACGATTCTGGATCTGCGCGATCCGAAGAATCCGGCGGTGCTGAGGCCGGGGGCGATCTCAGTGGGGGAGATTGCGAAGGTGCTGGGGCGGCGCGTGGGCGTGGTGAAGAAAATTGCAGATTTGGAAGCGGCAGGCTCAAGCGGGGCGAAAGTGGGCTCGGGGGGGGGAGAGATTGCGCCGGGGATGTTGTCGAAGCACTATAGTCCGAAGACGGCGATCACGCTGCACCGGAAGCTGAGCACGGCGGTGGTGAAGGCGTTGCGGGCGGATGAGGCGGCGGTGTTTTTGTTCAAGCCGGCGGGCGGAGAAGGAAAGCCGGGGACGCGCGCGGGTGCGAAGGCGAAGAATGTGTTCTGGTTATCGGAGCGCGGGGATTTGCGGCGGGCGGCGCGGGGATTATTCGGGATGTTGCGCGCGCTGGATGGCGGGCAGTGGAAACTGATTCACGCGGAGCTGGCTCCGGGGACGCCGGATGGGTTTGCGGCGGCGATCAATGACCGGCTGACGCGGGCGGCGGCGAAGCGGTGA
- a CDS encoding GumC family protein has protein sequence MNPPASPAPHGGPDQAPESPYGYGAYQQPPDGPQQRGFQDYVLILRERIWYILAVFLVIFSCVLVYTLTQTKIYQSRSLIQILRRDPAVLKVQSVTDNDVRSLEDLNTIVQILESGTIIQKVSDRLTGEKLAQFMAPYLKGGSGDPLTPAEVLFKNRRVIPRRMSLIIEVQYRHPDRVLASDIANMFVDEFIAYNSRVRIDESMKAVDELRARVNDQRKKVEELATRLQTYRETHKMVSLDQRRDMVTETLKARNIIVTQTNARFKDAEVRWKQIQELRAAGRDLTELSFIAIQPIIGELKKQQAEQKVVVAQLSERYRAKHPRMIDATRMLSQIDAELAKATAEAASIVEGDYQSALRNADEARSGLVEQETQSLGIDRAGVEYESLDRELKIEEQVLQHLMGRMRETTMSSTLDTQNARVIDRAFPSQPEQYVKPVILLNLGLGLVGGLGLGLAVAIFVAFIDDRVKSSFDIEGQMGLHLLGIIPQVRKMPAPEKAQVVANHADRQVSEAFLTLHSSLRLKDDARAAKCILVTSTIPGEGKSFTTTNLALTFAAHGEKVVVIDCDLRRPNIHKSFRIANQRGVIDLCGGDTRVEDVVVKGPHPNLDIIPAGGRAKNPTHVLNSAGFEHMIADLRTRYDRVFIDTPPIAAVSDALIILPLVDGSIFTVFFNKVRRRAAQYAARRLIDSHVPNFGAVLNGLNMNVSGYYYGQYTDKSYKDYYVVMSKKDDTQSPLK, from the coding sequence ATGAACCCTCCCGCTTCCCCCGCTCCCCACGGCGGCCCCGATCAGGCGCCCGAGTCCCCCTACGGCTACGGCGCGTATCAACAACCACCCGACGGCCCCCAGCAGCGCGGCTTCCAGGATTACGTCCTCATCCTGCGCGAACGCATCTGGTACATCCTCGCCGTCTTCCTCGTCATCTTCTCCTGCGTCCTCGTTTACACCCTCACGCAGACCAAAATCTACCAGTCGCGCTCCCTCATCCAGATCCTCCGCCGCGACCCCGCCGTCCTCAAAGTCCAGTCCGTCACCGATAACGACGTCCGCTCCCTCGAAGACCTCAACACCATCGTCCAGATCCTCGAAAGCGGCACGATCATCCAGAAGGTCTCCGACCGTCTCACCGGCGAAAAACTCGCCCAGTTCATGGCGCCTTACCTCAAAGGCGGCAGCGGCGACCCACTCACCCCCGCCGAGGTGCTCTTCAAAAACCGTCGCGTCATCCCGCGCCGTATGAGCCTCATCATCGAGGTTCAGTACCGCCACCCCGACCGCGTCCTCGCCTCCGACATCGCCAACATGTTCGTGGACGAGTTCATCGCCTACAACTCCCGCGTCCGTATCGACGAATCCATGAAGGCCGTCGACGAACTCCGCGCCCGCGTCAACGACCAGCGCAAGAAGGTCGAAGAGCTCGCCACCCGCCTCCAGACCTACCGCGAAACGCACAAGATGGTCTCGCTCGACCAGCGCCGCGACATGGTCACCGAGACTCTCAAGGCACGAAACATCATCGTCACTCAGACCAACGCCCGCTTCAAAGACGCCGAGGTCCGCTGGAAACAAATCCAGGAACTCCGCGCCGCCGGCCGCGACCTCACCGAACTCTCCTTCATCGCCATCCAGCCCATCATCGGCGAACTCAAGAAACAGCAGGCCGAGCAAAAAGTCGTCGTCGCCCAGCTCAGCGAACGCTACCGCGCGAAACACCCGCGCATGATCGACGCCACCCGCATGTTGTCCCAGATCGACGCCGAGCTCGCCAAGGCCACCGCTGAGGCCGCCTCCATCGTCGAAGGTGACTACCAGTCCGCCCTCCGCAACGCCGACGAAGCCCGCTCCGGCCTCGTTGAGCAGGAAACCCAGTCCCTCGGCATCGACCGCGCCGGCGTCGAATACGAGAGCCTCGATCGCGAACTCAAGATCGAGGAGCAAGTCCTCCAGCACCTCATGGGCCGGATGCGCGAGACCACCATGTCCAGCACGCTCGACACTCAGAACGCCCGCGTCATCGACCGCGCCTTCCCGTCCCAGCCCGAGCAATACGTCAAACCCGTCATCCTCCTCAACCTGGGCCTCGGTCTCGTCGGCGGCCTCGGCCTCGGTCTCGCCGTCGCCATCTTCGTCGCCTTCATCGACGACCGCGTGAAGAGCTCCTTCGACATCGAAGGACAGATGGGCCTTCACCTCCTCGGCATCATCCCCCAGGTGCGGAAAATGCCCGCCCCCGAAAAAGCCCAGGTCGTCGCCAACCACGCCGACCGCCAGGTCTCCGAAGCCTTCCTCACACTTCACTCCAGCCTCCGCCTGAAGGACGACGCCCGCGCCGCCAAGTGTATCCTCGTCACCAGCACCATCCCCGGTGAGGGCAAATCCTTCACCACGACCAATCTCGCGCTCACCTTCGCCGCCCACGGCGAAAAAGTCGTCGTCATCGACTGCGACCTCCGCCGCCCCAACATCCACAAATCCTTCCGCATCGCCAATCAGCGCGGTGTCATCGATCTGTGCGGCGGCGACACCCGCGTCGAAGACGTCGTCGTCAAAGGCCCGCACCCGAATCTCGACATCATCCCCGCCGGCGGCCGCGCCAAAAACCCCACGCACGTTCTCAACAGCGCCGGTTTCGAGCACATGATCGCCGACCTCCGCACCCGCTACGACCGCGTCTTCATCGACACGCCACCCATCGCTGCCGTCAGCGACGCGCTCATCATCCTTCCGCTCGTCGACGGCTCCATTTTCACCGTCTTCTTCAACAAAGTCCGCCGCCGCGCCGCCCAGTACGCCGCCCGCCGCCTTATCGACTCACACGTCCCCAACTTCGGCGCCGTCCTCAACGGCCTCAACATGAACGTCTCGGGCTACTACTACGGCCAGTACACCGACAAGTCCTACAAAGACTACTACGTCGTCATGTCTAAAAAAGACGACACCCAGTCCCCGCTGAAATAG
- a CDS encoding polysaccharide biosynthesis/export family protein, with translation MFRLLNLLRTLLLTGLALTALRAQEPSVPSGDFLLQPQDLIKVQVFQEPDLLREVRISQEGTINLPLINQVDLRNKTLRQAEQLIRDLYDRDFLVNPQITLVVVEYAKRTVNVLGNVNLPGAVPFPQEQKLNLIDAITRAGGFNRLADRKRVKLTRTSTDGKSETVEINADQLMNKGASAEKWVLQVGDTVYVPERVL, from the coding sequence ATGTTCCGACTCCTCAATCTCCTCCGGACACTCCTGCTCACCGGACTCGCCCTCACCGCCCTCCGCGCCCAAGAGCCGTCCGTCCCCTCTGGCGATTTCCTCCTCCAGCCCCAAGACCTGATCAAAGTGCAGGTCTTCCAGGAGCCCGACCTCCTCCGCGAAGTCCGCATCTCCCAGGAAGGCACCATCAACCTCCCCCTCATCAACCAAGTCGATCTGCGCAACAAAACCCTCCGCCAGGCCGAGCAGCTAATCCGTGACCTCTACGACCGCGACTTCCTCGTCAACCCCCAGATCACCCTCGTCGTCGTCGAATACGCCAAACGCACCGTCAACGTCCTCGGCAACGTCAACCTCCCCGGCGCCGTCCCCTTTCCTCAGGAGCAAAAACTCAACCTCATCGACGCCATCACCCGCGCCGGCGGCTTCAACCGCCTCGCCGATCGCAAACGCGTCAAACTCACCCGCACCTCGACCGATGGCAAAAGCGAGACCGTCGAAATCAACGCCGACCAGCTCATGAACAAAGGCGCCTCCGCCGAAAAATGGGTTCTCCAGGTCGGCGATACCGTTTACGTCCCCGAGCGCGTCCTCTGA
- a CDS encoding outer membrane beta-barrel protein: MKNLACGIAALACLASTASAITKVGESAELFITGDISARTDDNIFLTNGAEVDDTIFELSPGLQLTFGQGAQTKGSFKIAETFTRYLDNDSLDDELLSSVFNLSYDDAKLKLDLDASYRELSQSTRDIRGSTLVNRDVLDASADSEISISEKSSTGLGISWTDTDYDSSSYIDIEEITVPFNYYYAVSEKLDLSAGFRYRQTSLAISAGDSKDYYYNVGARIPVTEKFSGYFSVGYNERKPETGDKETGVGVEAEFQYVITAKTDLTLFLGNDYTTSAEGISQKTMTIAPTLRTKFSAQWEGSLGLTYQQLEYFSGRDDDYTDGRLGLAYLINDHAKITAAYNYRSNDSSLNGANFDNSIISLGAALRF, translated from the coding sequence ATGAAGAACCTAGCCTGCGGAATCGCCGCACTCGCCTGTCTTGCCTCCACGGCCTCAGCCATCACCAAAGTCGGCGAATCCGCCGAACTGTTCATCACCGGTGACATCAGCGCGCGCACCGACGACAACATCTTCCTCACCAACGGTGCCGAGGTCGATGACACCATCTTCGAACTCTCCCCCGGCCTCCAGCTCACCTTCGGCCAGGGCGCCCAGACCAAAGGCTCCTTCAAAATCGCCGAGACCTTCACCCGCTACCTCGATAACGACTCCCTCGACGACGAACTCCTCTCCTCCGTCTTCAACCTCTCCTACGACGACGCCAAACTTAAACTCGATCTCGACGCCTCCTACCGCGAGCTCTCCCAAAGCACCCGCGACATCCGCGGCAGCACCCTCGTCAACCGCGATGTGCTCGATGCCAGCGCCGACTCCGAAATCAGCATCTCCGAAAAAAGCTCCACCGGCCTCGGCATCAGCTGGACGGACACCGACTACGACAGCTCCTCGTACATCGACATCGAGGAAATCACCGTCCCCTTTAACTACTACTACGCCGTTTCCGAGAAACTCGATCTGAGCGCCGGCTTCCGTTACCGCCAGACCTCCCTCGCCATCAGCGCCGGCGACTCGAAAGACTATTACTACAACGTCGGTGCCCGCATCCCCGTCACCGAAAAATTCAGCGGCTACTTCAGCGTCGGTTACAACGAGCGCAAACCCGAGACCGGTGACAAAGAAACCGGCGTCGGCGTCGAAGCCGAGTTCCAGTACGTCATCACCGCCAAGACCGATCTCACCCTCTTCCTCGGTAACGACTACACCACCAGCGCCGAAGGTATCTCGCAGAAAACGATGACCATCGCCCCCACCCTGCGCACCAAATTCTCCGCCCAGTGGGAAGGCTCCCTCGGCCTCACCTACCAGCAGCTCGAATACTTCAGCGGTCGCGACGACGATTACACAGACGGCCGCCTCGGCCTCGCCTACCTCATCAACGACCACGCGAAAATCACCGCCGCCTACAACTACCGCTCCAACGACTCCTCCCTCAACGGCGCCAACTTCGACAACAGCATCATCAGCCTCGGCGCCGCCCTCCGCTTCTAA
- a CDS encoding tetratricopeptide repeat protein, protein MSKSPEKADASALKQTARDRVREARGWERVVPVFIHRTEEGVQVVVHWRRLLLSVFALGAVSVLGLTLAAWVYVYSYKGVKEVGYLHIALPWRWDEYRVMRGAHYVATAKEMIATAQWRGAYLNLRVGLLKDPANREGRLLLAQFYGMLRRFELAEETLMEGLSYHRTDDAYLQAMLQFLLQQQSDARIVTLTGEVLADAGAGVMRKRIAALYAATAHAYRGSYDRAEDLIAAHQLGETREGRMLVARIEWERGYPELALIKLEQLRAGLPADDEVAGVLAGYYGELGRVDEARRLNLLRQVTSPAAPGPRIAMLKLLAKTGDEVAAKREVEEVMRDFQNDGPALVQLAEYAANNGDIALVRRIYEHCKAADLPWDVVAVLTVEASIVAKQYQDALDLTRELLRENPEWSRRHYTLFNGLQAIALHGLGDHDAARLFMKNFLGQANIRSEQLASVSGRLAAVGAADEARDLLDRAVQDDPLNQAALTKLIELDLKAGRLEELPAAVRKLLTMRKPSPLLLARVREELGRDRWLFLDGRTAALDELSAALAVKP, encoded by the coding sequence ATGTCCAAGTCCCCGGAGAAAGCTGACGCGAGCGCCTTGAAACAAACCGCCCGAGATCGAGTGCGTGAGGCGCGGGGATGGGAGCGGGTGGTGCCGGTGTTCATCCATCGCACGGAGGAAGGCGTGCAGGTGGTGGTGCATTGGCGGCGGCTGTTGCTGAGTGTTTTTGCGCTGGGTGCGGTCTCGGTGCTGGGGCTGACGCTGGCGGCGTGGGTGTATGTTTATTCGTACAAGGGGGTGAAGGAGGTGGGCTATCTGCATATCGCGCTGCCGTGGCGGTGGGATGAGTACCGGGTAATGCGGGGGGCGCATTATGTGGCGACGGCGAAGGAGATGATCGCGACGGCGCAGTGGCGCGGGGCTTACTTGAATCTGCGCGTGGGCTTGCTGAAAGACCCAGCGAACCGGGAGGGGCGGCTGTTGCTCGCTCAGTTTTATGGGATGTTGCGGCGGTTCGAGCTGGCGGAGGAGACGTTGATGGAGGGGTTGAGTTATCACCGGACCGACGATGCTTATTTGCAGGCGATGCTGCAGTTTCTCCTGCAGCAGCAGAGTGACGCGCGGATCGTGACGCTGACGGGCGAGGTGCTGGCCGATGCTGGCGCGGGCGTGATGAGGAAGCGGATCGCGGCGCTGTATGCGGCGACGGCGCATGCGTATCGGGGAAGTTATGACCGCGCGGAAGATCTCATCGCGGCGCATCAGCTGGGCGAGACTCGCGAGGGGCGGATGCTGGTGGCGCGCATCGAATGGGAGCGCGGTTATCCGGAGCTGGCGTTGATTAAACTGGAGCAGCTGCGCGCGGGGTTGCCGGCCGATGATGAAGTGGCGGGAGTGCTCGCGGGCTACTATGGGGAGCTGGGCCGGGTGGATGAGGCGCGGCGGCTTAATTTGTTGAGGCAAGTGACGAGCCCGGCGGCGCCGGGGCCGCGCATCGCGATGCTCAAGCTGCTCGCCAAGACGGGCGATGAGGTGGCGGCGAAACGGGAGGTGGAGGAAGTGATGCGCGATTTTCAGAACGATGGGCCGGCGCTGGTGCAGCTGGCGGAGTATGCGGCCAACAACGGAGACATCGCGCTGGTGCGCCGCATTTATGAGCACTGCAAGGCGGCCGATCTGCCGTGGGATGTGGTGGCGGTGCTCACGGTTGAAGCGAGCATCGTGGCGAAACAGTATCAGGACGCGTTGGATCTGACGCGGGAGTTGCTACGCGAGAATCCGGAGTGGAGCCGGCGGCACTATACGTTGTTCAACGGATTGCAGGCGATCGCTCTGCATGGGCTGGGCGATCATGACGCCGCGCGGTTGTTCATGAAGAATTTCCTCGGGCAGGCGAACATCCGCAGCGAGCAGCTGGCATCGGTGTCGGGGCGGCTGGCGGCGGTGGGCGCGGCGGACGAGGCGCGTGATCTGCTGGACCGGGCGGTGCAGGATGATCCGCTCAACCAAGCGGCGCTGACAAAGTTGATCGAGCTGGATTTGAAGGCGGGGCGTCTGGAGGAGCTGCCTGCGGCTGTGCGGAAGCTGCTGACGATGCGCAAGCCGTCGCCGCTGTTGCTGGCGCGCGTGCGCGAGGAACTGGGGCGTGACCGGTGGTTGTTTCTGGACGGGCGGACGGCGGCGCTCGATGAGCTGAGCGCGGCGCTGGCGGTGAAGCCGTAG
- the hisC gene encoding histidinol-phosphate transaminase yields the protein MTLAQLVKPSVLKQPVYEPGKPIEDVARELGLDPASIIKLASNENPFGPSPLAITAATRALSQAELYPDGGCFALRAKLAAAYSIAPDQLVIGNGSNELLELLGHVLLGPGDDVVMGTPAFVVYKLVTLLFGARPIEVPLVNHRHDLDALLKAITPATKLVFLPSPNNPTGTANTQEEIVAFVRALPPHVVFAYDEAYSEFLDNPPDLRPLIAEGRKVICLRTFSKIYGLASLRVGYGYTTPEFAALLNRVRQPFNVNAIGQAAAIAALDDKTFTADVARKNREGLAQLETGFKSLNLEYVPSVANFILVKVGDGARVFDALQRRGVIVRPMKPYGMPEWLRLTVGTHTQNVRLLAELATATR from the coding sequence ATGACTCTCGCTCAACTCGTCAAACCCTCCGTCCTCAAGCAGCCCGTTTACGAGCCCGGCAAACCCATCGAAGACGTCGCCCGCGAACTCGGACTCGACCCCGCTAGCATCATCAAACTCGCCTCCAACGAAAACCCCTTCGGCCCCTCGCCTTTGGCCATCACCGCCGCCACGCGCGCGCTCTCCCAAGCCGAGCTCTATCCCGATGGAGGCTGCTTCGCTCTCCGCGCCAAACTCGCCGCCGCTTATTCCATCGCCCCCGACCAGCTCGTCATCGGCAACGGCTCCAACGAACTCCTCGAACTCCTCGGTCACGTCCTCCTAGGCCCCGGCGACGACGTCGTCATGGGCACCCCCGCCTTCGTTGTCTACAAACTCGTCACCCTCCTCTTCGGCGCCCGCCCGATCGAAGTCCCGCTCGTCAATCACCGCCACGATCTCGACGCCCTCCTCAAGGCCATCACACCCGCGACGAAACTCGTCTTCCTTCCCAGCCCCAACAACCCCACCGGCACGGCCAACACCCAGGAAGAAATCGTCGCCTTTGTCCGCGCACTCCCGCCTCACGTCGTCTTCGCCTACGACGAAGCCTACTCCGAATTTCTCGATAACCCGCCTGACCTCCGCCCCCTCATCGCCGAGGGCCGCAAGGTCATCTGCCTGCGCACCTTTTCCAAAATTTACGGCCTCGCCTCCCTCCGCGTCGGTTACGGCTACACCACTCCCGAGTTCGCCGCGCTCCTCAACCGCGTCCGCCAGCCCTTCAACGTCAACGCCATCGGCCAGGCCGCCGCCATCGCCGCGCTCGACGACAAAACCTTCACGGCCGATGTCGCCCGCAAAAACCGCGAAGGCCTCGCCCAGCTCGAAACCGGCTTCAAGTCGCTGAATCTCGAATACGTTCCCAGCGTCGCTAACTTCATCCTCGTCAAAGTCGGCGACGGCGCCCGCGTCTTCGACGCCCTCCAGCGCCGCGGCGTCATCGTTCGTCCGATGAAACCTTACGGAATGCCCGAGTGGCTCCGCCTCACTGTCGGCACCCACACCCAAAACGTGCGCCTCCTCGCCGAACTCGCCACCGCCACTCGCTAA